The Meriones unguiculatus strain TT.TT164.6M chromosome 9, Bangor_MerUng_6.1, whole genome shotgun sequence genome window below encodes:
- the Rnase1 gene encoding ribonuclease pancreatic has product MGLEKSLILFPLLILVLGCVLPSLGKESSAMKFERQHMDSAGTGSSPTYCNQMMKRREMTKGSCKPVNTFVHEPLADVQAVCSQENVTCKNGKSNCYKSSSALRITDCRLKGSSKYPNCDYKTSNYQKHIIVACEGNPYVPVHFDASA; this is encoded by the coding sequence ATGGGTCTGGAGAAGTCCCTCATCCTGTTTCCATTGCTCATCCTGGTGCTTGGATGCGTCCTGCCTTCCCTGGGCAAGGAATCTTCGGCCATGAAGTTTGAGCGGCAGCACATGGATTCAGCTGGTACCGGAAGCAGCCCCACCTACTGCAACCAAATGATGAAGCGCCGGGAGATGACGAAGGGGTCATGCAAGCCTGTGAACACCTTCGTGCACGAACCCCTGGCAGATGTCCAGGCTGTCTGCTCCCAGGAAAACGTCACCTGCAAGAACGGGAAAAGCAACTGCTACAAGAGCAGCTCTGCCCTTCGTATCACTGACTGCCGCCTGAAGGGCAGCTCCAAGTACCCCAATTGTGACTACAAGACCAGCAACTACCAGAAGCACATCATTGTGGCTTGTGAGGGGAACCCCTATGTGCCCGTTCACTTCGATGCTTCCGCATAG
- the Eddm3b gene encoding epididymal secretory protein E3-beta, translating into MVSSLKAWDMLLPLLFLQCVRFAQSASRRHFMEHHHLSSNKEFSTYRCEVLVTERALKPKASHEFVYMSWYKVEHICISSNWKDRYKNSYVWAQIPIKVLTCQWESSKNRYVEKRSYNYVQFHCNADGHVDSIEDMKVLEPIFY; encoded by the coding sequence ATGGTGTCCTCTCTAAAGGCCTGGGACATGCTCCTGCCCCTGCTCTTCCTGCAGTGCGTCCGATTTGCACAAAGCGCGTCCAGGCGGCACTTCATGGAACACCATCACCTAAGTTCAAACAAAGAATTCAGCACATACAGATGTGAGGTCCTCGTGACTGAAAGAGCTCTGAAACCGAAGGCCTCGCACGAATTTGTTTATATGTCATGGTACAAAGTTGAGCATATATGTATTAGTAGCAACTGGAAAGACCGCTACAAAAATTCATACGTTTGGGCTCAGATTCCCATTAAGGTACTCACGTGCCAGTGGGAGAGTTCCAAAAATAGATATGTGGAGAAAAGGAGCTACAACTATGTTCAGTTCCACTGTAATGCAGACGGGCATGTCGACAGCATAGAAGACATGAAGGTTCTAGAGCCCATCTTCTACTAG
- the LOC110549728 gene encoding ribonuclease K6, producing the protein MVLALPRCLPLLLMQGLWEPVCLLCTQPKGLSRARWFEIQHVQISPQQCNQAMQGVNNYTRHCKPKNTFLHESFQNVAATCGLPSITCKNGWKNCHQSAKPVSMTDCLHTGGAYPNCHYKNAKHYRFFIVACEHPKKEDPPYPLVPVHLDKIVPEA; encoded by the coding sequence ATGGTGCTAGCTCTTCCAAGgtgccttcctctcctcctgatgCAGGGGCTGTGGGAGCCGGTGTGTCTCCTTTGCACTCAGCCAAAGGGCCTCTCCAGGGCTCGCTGGTTTGAAATCCAGCATGTACAGATAAGTCCTCAGCAGTGCAACCAAGCAATGCAAGGTGTCAACAATTATACCCGTCACTGTAAGCCAAAAAACACCTTTCTGCATGAATCGTTCCAGAATGTGGCTGCCACCTGTGGTTTGCCCAGTATCACCTGCAAGAACGGTTGGAAAAACTGCCACCAAAGTGCAAAGCCTGTCAGCATGACTGACTGCCTACACACCGGGGGAGCCTACCCCAACTGCCACTACAAAAACGCTAAACACTACAGATTCTTCATTGTGGCCTGTGAGCACCCAAAGAAAGAGGACCCTCCCTACCCGCTGGTTCCTGTGCACTTAGATAAGATTGTACCTGAGGCTTag